The following nucleotide sequence is from Nitrospira sp..
GCGTCAAAATCCTGCGGCCCGACGAAGTGCAGGTCGGTATTCGGCGGCGGCTCTTCTTCGGCCTTGCTCATATGCACCGCAATGACCGGCGCCGGTTGCACCAACGTGCGGATCATCTCGGCCATGCGGTGATAGTTGATCCCGAAAGTTTTGCTGGTAGACACGACGATCAACCCGGCATCGATCAACAGGCGCGCAACCTCGCCGTACCGCCGCACCCGTTCCGCTCCATAAGAGGGATCCGCGGCGGACAGGTCGGCATCCAGCCCCTGCAGCAAGTTCTCTCCCTCCAGCAGGTAGGCATGGCGGCTATCCGCCACAAGCAGCGCCTCGACCCGGCGAGCCAAGAAGGTCTTTCCGGTTTGAGCTGATCCGGTGAACAACACGATGGCGGCACGGTGGCCATATTGAGCGGCGCGATCCTCGGCCCGCACGTCGCCCGTGAGCCAGGCGAACTCGCGCTGCCGCGCCTCTTCGCGCAACCCCTCCTGCTCATCATGCACCAACTCGGTGATGATGCCGCCGCCGGCAATGTCATACTCATCAACCAGCACGAACCGCCCGGTCGACTCGAAGGACGAGGACAGGTCGAAGGCCAGCGGCGCCTTGGTCCGCATGGTCAGTTCGGCCACCTGATTTCTCGCCACGGACTGACTCTCCTGAAGCTGAGCCAGATCCGCCGTATCGATAATCCGGTGGATGGCGGCCACTTCACACGCCATCTCGCGCGTGGCCAGGCGGAGCAGATACTTTCGCCCCTTTTCCAGCGGTCGCTTCCCCATCCAGAACAGGTTGACGCGAATCGCCGTCGAGACGAGCGGAATGGAGTCGCGGTGTGACGCGATTTCTCCCCGCTCCACGAAAATCTGCTCGTCGAGCGTGATTCCAACCGATTGCCCGGCCTGCACTTCGCTGGAGGGAGGATCGACGTTAAACCCTTCGATGGACTGCACCACCGCCGTCTTGTTCGACGGCGAAAACACGAGCTGGTCGCCGACCTTCAGCCGTCCCGCTGTAATGCGGCCAGCCAAGATCCGGCGCGCGTCGAATTTGTACACGTCCTGCAAGGGAAACCGCAGCGGCTGCTCGGCTCGTGCCTGTTCCTTCCCGAAGAACGACAACGTCTCCAACACCGTCGGCCCCTTGTACCAGCCCATGTGCGGGCTGCGGATGACGATATTGTCGCCCATTTTGGCGCTGACCGGAATCATCTGTTGCGGCACCGCCTTGAACTGCCCGAGAAAGTCCCGATATTCCTTCTCGATCCCGTCGAACACGTCCTGCCGATACCCCACCAAATCCATCTTGTTCACGACGACCGCAAACTGCCGCACGCCCAACAGGGACAGCAGGTACCCGTGCTTCTTGGATTGCTCCCGCACCCCTTCCAAAGCATCGATCAGCAGCAGGGCCGCCTCCGCCCGCGCGGCACCTGAAATCATGTTCTTCAGAAATTCCTTGTGTCCAGGCGCATCGATGATGATGTACTGGCGCCCGTTCCAGATGAAGAAGGTGCGGGCGGTATCGATCGTGATGCCCTGCTCCTGCTCCTCGAGAAACGCGTCGAAGAGAAAGGCGTATTCGAACTCCTTGCCTTGCTGACGACAGATGGCCTGCACCTTTTCCAGCTTGCCCACGGGAAGCGACCCCGTATCGGCGTAGAGCCGGCCGACCAAGGTAGACTTTCCATGGTCCACATGGCCGACGATGACGATGTTGAGACTTTCCTGAGGTTTCTTCTGGTCCTGCTGTGTCATGTGTTCATCACTCGCTTCCGGAATCTGAGGTCGTCGCCAGGGCCATCGGCCCGCTCGGTTGGCTCACATGTAACCCTTCTTCCGCAGCATCTCCATACCGCGGCCCGCATCCTGCGCCCGTCCGGCTCGCTCCGCAATGTTGGTTCCGCGGAGTTCCTCGATGATCTCGTCGACGGTCTTGGCGGTGGACTTGATGGGCGTCGTGCAGGGCGCGCAGCCCAAACTGCGGTAGCGCGTGCCGTCGCCCTTGTCGAGATACAGATCCATGAACGGAATGTTCTCGTGCTTGATGTATTCCCAGATGTTGATTTCGGTCCAATCCAGCAGCGGATGGATACGAATGTGCGTACCCGGCGGAAAGGTCGTTTTGAACTGGTCCCATAACTCGGGCGGCTGATCGCGAAAATCCCAATCGCCGTGCTTGTCACGCGGAGAAAAATACCGCTCCTTCGCCCTCGTGCTGTCCTCATCCGCGCGGACCCCGAGGATGATGCCGGTGTAGCCCTTTTCTTCGACCAGGTTTTTCATGGCCGTGGTCTTGAGGGCCGTGCAACAGACATCCCGCCCAAGCGTATGGTTCATGCCCGCGGCGAGGGCCGCCTTGTTTTGACCGACCACCAGATTGAGGCGCCACTCGCGGGCGATGCGGTCCCGATATTCGATCATGGCCGGAATCTTGTAGCTCGTATCCACGTGTAGGAGAGGAAAGGGGACGTGGCCGAAGAAGGCCTTTCTGGCCAGCCACAACAACACCGTTGAATCCTTGCCCATCGACCACAGCATGGCGAGGTGGTCGAAATGCTTATAGGCTTCGCGAAGAATGTAGACGCTCTGATCTTCGAGCTGACGTAAATGTTTCATGGTTCCACGTTTCCAGTTAGGCTTAGGCCGACAGGCCGATTTTCGACGCAGCCCCGGCTTCCGCCGACGGGGTCGCGGCCAGCTCCGCCAGTTTGGCAGCGGCTTGTCCCGATTCCAAAGCGCGGCGCGCCGCCGTGAGACTTCCCGCAATCGACGGACCCTTGCCTGAGACATAGAGCAGCATGGCCGCATTGAGCAACACCCAATCGCGCTGACCGCCCTCCACCTTGTTGGCCAGCAAACGCGCAATGAACTCCGCTTCTCGCTCCCGCTGTTCCGGCGGAAATCCCGCCATCTCTCGGAAGGTCGCCATCGTCAGGCCCGCTTCCTTCGGATGGAAGGTGTAGGGGGTAATCCGCTCGTCTCTCAATTCCAAGAGCCTGGTCACGTTGCCGATCGACAGCTCCGGGTCCCCCTCGACGCCGCGTATGACCAGAGCACGGGGACAGCTCAGCATCCGCAACGCTTCGACCGTCTTTTCAAAATAGGGAGGATGCGAGAGGCCGATGACCTGCGCCTGGGCACGAGCCGGATTCAGCAGGCGCGCCACGGGGTGAAAGACATTCCGCACGCCCAGTTCCTGCCGCATCTCCAAGAATCGGAAGACCGGCGGATGGTAGAGCGCCAAGTCCAGATAGGCGAACCCCTTCCGCTCAAGTTCGGCTCCGACCGCCTTGGCCGTCAGATCCACGGGAATCCCGAGCGGCTTCAGCACCGATGACACCCCGCGCCGATCCGGCGGACCGTCGACGCCGTGCAGCAACACTACCGCGCCGGCCGCCACCGCAATAATGGCCGCCGGTACGAGCGCATGGAAAGTCTCGCGCTTGCCCGCGTAGGTCGGAACGTCCAGCACACCCAGCCCTGAGCGCACCGGCACCGGAGGCACATATTGCCGCGCTGCCGCTGTGAAGGCGGCCAGCTCCGTCACGGATTCGCTCTTGAAGCGCATGGCCACGAGAAAGGCTCCGACCTGCGCAGGGGTCGCCGTCCCTTCGATCATCAGACGCATGGCCTGCTTGGCCTCCTCCCAGGTGAGATCCTTGGATGTTTTCTGCCCCTTGGCGACTTTTGCGAGGAGATGCTGCATGGGTGGTGAAGACTTTCTCTGGTTGCAGGGTGACGACTCAGTTACTTATGGAGCCCGCACTCGGTCTTGCCGAAATTTTTCCACCGGCCGGAGCGCGGATCGTCTCCCGGTAGGACGGGCGCCGTACAATGCGTACAGCCGATGCTCGGATAGTTGCGGTCGTGCAACGTGTTATAGGGCACTTCGTGCAGTCGGATGTACATCCACACCTGGTCGCTGGTCCACGCAGCCAGCGGGTTGATCTTGACCAATCCGAATTTCTTATCCCACTCGATCATGCCGGCATTGGCCCGCGTGGGAGCTTGGTCCCGCCTGATGCCGGTGATCCAGGCGGCGTAGTTCCCGAGCACGCGCGTCAGGGGCTCGATCTTCCTCAGCTGACAACAGTGATCCGGGTTGCCGGCCCAGAGCGCGGCGCCATGCTGGGCTGCCTGTTGGTCCGGGGTCAACAACGACGTCATTCGAATGACTTGCGTCGGCTGCAAGCCATACCGGTCGATGATGCGGTCGCGCACCTCAAGCGTCTCCGGGAACAGGAAGTCGGTATCGAGGTAAAACAGCGGAGCTTGGGGATCGATACGGTGCACCATGTCGACCAACGCCACATCCTCCGCGCCGAAGCTGCAGGCCAACACGATTCGTCCGGCATAGGCCTTGAGCGCATACTCCAGAACCTCCCACGGTTGCTTTCCTTCAAAGGAATCGCTCAGCGATTTCAGGTCCGCATCCGATGGGCCCACAGCAGTCTGTCCGGGCTCTGCCACGATCGTTATCCCTCCGCCTTCTCGACGAGAATCTTGAAGTGTCGGGCGTCCGCCTCCAGCGGCCCCTCCTCCAGGATCTTGTGGCCGTCGTTTCGCAAACTCATCGGCACATTGCGGATGGGCTCTCCGGCGTCCAGCCACACTTCAAGCCGTTCGCCGTCCTCCATCATTTCGAGTTTCAATTTGGTCTTCACATAATTCATCGGGCAGGCCACGCCGCGCAGATCATAGACCGGCGCCTTGGGGGCCTCTGGCACAGCCTCAGGTGCGGCAGCCTTCGGCGTCGCGGGCGGGAGGGCCTCCTCCTTGACCTGCGTCAGCTTGAGATCCTTGCCCATTTGCTCCGTTGCGGCCCGGCAGACCTCGAGGAATCGCTTCGCGAAACTCATCCGTTCCGTCGCCTCGCCGACCGTCGCGTCCTTGGAGCCGAGATCGCCGACTTGCTGTCCGAGGTTCATGTAGGTCGCCGGCACGATGCCCTTGCTCGCGAGGCGCAGATCGAACTCCTGGAATGTCTCAGCATCTGTCGCCGGATCGAGGCCTTCCGTCACCAAGAGGGCCTTGGCCGCCGCCAGCACGGCGCGATAGGACTTATTCACGGAGAGGGCGTACTGATGCTTCTCAACGAGGAGCTTGGCTTGGTATAGCTCTTGATCCGCTTCCAACATGCGGTCGTCGATCATTTCCAGCGCCCCGCCCGCGCATTCACCAGGACCCAAGTCTTCTAACACGAACTCTGCCTCGCCCTCCCAGTCGTAGTAGTAAGTCGGATCCTGCTCGTACGCGGGCACGATGGTATAGGGAATGAGTTCGTCCTTGAGTGCGCCTTTCCCCACGCGAGTCACAAACGTCTGCAGCGACTCGCCCTGCTTTCGGTCCCGCCGATAGACCTCAACGAGATGGCGAATCGCCGCGGGGACGCTCTTGGCGGGCAGCTTGACGGTCAATTGCCCGATCTTGGGCGTGCCGTCCACATGCCCCCCCAGATGCAGTTCGTAATGCGGCGCCGTATGTTCGCCGAGCCGTTTCCCCACACCGTGCAGCCCGATCGTCGCGATATGGTGCTGGGCGCAGGAATTGTGACAACCACTGATCTTGACGCTGACGTCCCGCAGGTCTTCCGGCACCTGGCCGGCGGGAAAGACTTCCGCCAAGGCCCGCGCCATGCCCTTGGACGAGGTGATGCCGAGACCGCAGGTATCGGTCCCGGGACAGGCGATAATATCCTCCACCAGCTCGGCGCCCGGATCTCCCAGGCCATGCGTCACGAGTTCGTCATAGAACTCCTTCAGGCGCTCTTCCGGGATCCAGCGAATCACCACGTTCTGGTTGATCGTCGTGCGGATGTTGCCGTTGGAGTACCGCTCGGCGAGGTCAGCCACCACCCACATCTGGTCGGTCGTGAGATCACCCATCGGGAGCTTGATGGCTGCCGTCGCAAACCCCGCCTGGCGTTGCGGTACGACGTTGGTGCGCTTCCAGGCCTGAAAGGCCGGCGCTTCCCCGCTCAACAGGGCTGCGCCATTTCCGTTGCCCTGGCCGTTACCCTGTTCGTTCCCCATGGAAGACAGGGTGGCCTTGATCGGCATGAGCAACGGCGGGTCGTCGGCATAGTCCAACAATTTGATCGGCTCATGAGTCGGCACTGCATAC
It contains:
- a CDS encoding sulfurtransferase TusA family protein, whose protein sequence is MSPNPVALRPAIKAAPIPSNIVEEIETFETEARRVLSGELSPDIFKPFRLQYGIYGQRQPGVQMFRIKIPFGGLTANQLRRVAELAEQYATGVGHVTTRQDIQLHFVELKHVPEMMRQLASVGLTTREACANTVRNVTACHLAGVCHGEVFDVTPYAKTVAYHLLRNPLNQSLPRKFKIALSGCRQDCALTPIHDIGLLAVKRGDGVIGFRMVAGGGLGSTPRMAQVLREFTPMDELLPSIEAVIKVFDTLGNRKNRNKARMKFVIEKLGFDEFKRRWEAAYAAMGYAVPTHEPIKLLDYADDPPLLMPIKATLSSMGNEQGNGQGNGNGAALLSGEAPAFQAWKRTNVVPQRQAGFATAAIKLPMGDLTTDQMWVVADLAERYSNGNIRTTINQNVVIRWIPEERLKEFYDELVTHGLGDPGAELVEDIIACPGTDTCGLGITSSKGMARALAEVFPAGQVPEDLRDVSVKISGCHNSCAQHHIATIGLHGVGKRLGEHTAPHYELHLGGHVDGTPKIGQLTVKLPAKSVPAAIRHLVEVYRRDRKQGESLQTFVTRVGKGALKDELIPYTIVPAYEQDPTYYYDWEGEAEFVLEDLGPGECAGGALEMIDDRMLEADQELYQAKLLVEKHQYALSVNKSYRAVLAAAKALLVTEGLDPATDAETFQEFDLRLASKGIVPATYMNLGQQVGDLGSKDATVGEATERMSFAKRFLEVCRAATEQMGKDLKLTQVKEEALPPATPKAAAPEAVPEAPKAPVYDLRGVACPMNYVKTKLKLEMMEDGERLEVWLDAGEPIRNVPMSLRNDGHKILEEGPLEADARHFKILVEKAEG
- the trpD gene encoding anthranilate phosphoribosyltransferase yields the protein MQHLLAKVAKGQKTSKDLTWEEAKQAMRLMIEGTATPAQVGAFLVAMRFKSESVTELAAFTAAARQYVPPVPVRSGLGVLDVPTYAGKRETFHALVPAAIIAVAAGAVVLLHGVDGPPDRRGVSSVLKPLGIPVDLTAKAVGAELERKGFAYLDLALYHPPVFRFLEMRQELGVRNVFHPVARLLNPARAQAQVIGLSHPPYFEKTVEALRMLSCPRALVIRGVEGDPELSIGNVTRLLELRDERITPYTFHPKEAGLTMATFREMAGFPPEQREREAEFIARLLANKVEGGQRDWVLLNAAMLLYVSGKGPSIAGSLTAARRALESGQAAAKLAELAATPSAEAGAASKIGLSA
- a CDS encoding sulfate adenylyltransferase subunit 2 → MKHLRQLEDQSVYILREAYKHFDHLAMLWSMGKDSTVLLWLARKAFFGHVPFPLLHVDTSYKIPAMIEYRDRIAREWRLNLVVGQNKAALAAGMNHTLGRDVCCTALKTTAMKNLVEEKGYTGIILGVRADEDSTRAKERYFSPRDKHGDWDFRDQPPELWDQFKTTFPPGTHIRIHPLLDWTEINIWEYIKHENIPFMDLYLDKGDGTRYRSLGCAPCTTPIKSTAKTVDEIIEELRGTNIAERAGRAQDAGRGMEMLRKKGYM
- a CDS encoding adenylyl-sulfate kinase, which gives rise to MTQQDQKKPQESLNIVIVGHVDHGKSTLVGRLYADTGSLPVGKLEKVQAICRQQGKEFEYAFLFDAFLEEQEQGITIDTARTFFIWNGRQYIIIDAPGHKEFLKNMISGAARAEAALLLIDALEGVREQSKKHGYLLSLLGVRQFAVVVNKMDLVGYRQDVFDGIEKEYRDFLGQFKAVPQQMIPVSAKMGDNIVIRSPHMGWYKGPTVLETLSFFGKEQARAEQPLRFPLQDVYKFDARRILAGRITAGRLKVGDQLVFSPSNKTAVVQSIEGFNVDPPSSEVQAGQSVGITLDEQIFVERGEIASHRDSIPLVSTAIRVNLFWMGKRPLEKGRKYLLRLATREMACEVAAIHRIIDTADLAQLQESQSVARNQVAELTMRTKAPLAFDLSSSFESTGRFVLVDEYDIAGGGIITELVHDEQEGLREEARQREFAWLTGDVRAEDRAAQYGHRAAIVLFTGSAQTGKTFLARRVEALLVADSRHAYLLEGENLLQGLDADLSAADPSYGAERVRRYGEVARLLIDAGLIVVSTSKTFGINYHRMAEMIRTLVQPAPVIAVHMSKAEEEPPPNTDLHFVGPQDFDAAARQVIEELKRRGVLVQSTGAKTTIQYSI
- a CDS encoding phosphoadenylyl-sulfate reductase; this translates as MGPSDADLKSLSDSFEGKQPWEVLEYALKAYAGRIVLACSFGAEDVALVDMVHRIDPQAPLFYLDTDFLFPETLEVRDRIIDRYGLQPTQVIRMTSLLTPDQQAAQHGAALWAGNPDHCCQLRKIEPLTRVLGNYAAWITGIRRDQAPTRANAGMIEWDKKFGLVKINPLAAWTSDQVWMYIRLHEVPYNTLHDRNYPSIGCTHCTAPVLPGDDPRSGRWKNFGKTECGLHK